Proteins encoded by one window of Arachis hypogaea cultivar Tifrunner chromosome 1, arahy.Tifrunner.gnm2.J5K5, whole genome shotgun sequence:
- the LOC112803878 gene encoding BAG family molecular chaperone regulator 1 isoform X3, translating to MSHNKETTTMSSNNMFSKGKKSGHECELRPGGMLVQKRDSNSDRNSDSAAMSTIMVKVKYGSAYHELRVSSHASFGELKKMLRECTGLHAQDQKLMFKKKERDSKSYLDVERVRDGSKLVLFEKIESRERRMLETLRIAKKEKTSKSLKEINHQVQPLAHKVSALEAGASTGEVVAELHIESLTENLMRILITLNEIFAEGDLKLQKS from the exons ATGTCACACAATAAAGAAACAACAACGATGAGCAGCAACAACATGTTTTCTAAGGGTAAGAAATCCGGTCATGAATGTGAATTAAGGCCAGGTGGAATGCTTGTTCAGAAGCGTGATTCAAACTCGGATCGAAACTCCGATTCGGCTGCAATGTCCACCATCATGGTTAAAGTGAAATATGGATCTGCATATCACGAACTTCGTGTTAGTTCGCATGCAAGTTTTG GGGAACTGAAGAAGATGTTGAGAGAATGTACAGGGTTGCATGCTCAGGATCAAAAGTTAATGtttaagaagaaagagagagattcAAAATCATATTTGGACGTTGAAAGAGTCAGAGATGGATCAAAGTTGGTGCTTTTTGAGAAAATTGAGAGCAGAGAAAGAAGGATGCTTGAGACCTTAAGAATTGCAAAGAAGGAGAAAACCTCAAAATCCTTGAAGGAAATTAATCACCAGGTTCAACCACTTGCTCACAAG GTTTCAGCTTTGGAAGCTGGTGCTTCTACAGGCGAGGTTGTAGCAGAGTTGCATATAGAGAGTTTGACAGAAAATCTGATGAGAATATTGATTACATTGAATGAAATTTTCGCTGAGGGggacctgaaattacaaaaaa gtTAG
- the LOC112803878 gene encoding BAG family molecular chaperone regulator 1 isoform X2, protein MSHNKETTTMSSNNMFSKGKKSGHECELRPGGMLVQKRDSNSDRNSDSAAMSTIMVKVKYGSAYHELRVSSHASFGELKKMLRECTGLHAQDQKLMFKKKERDSKSYLDVERVRDGSKLVLFEKIESRERRMLETLRIAKKEKTSKSLKEINHQVQPLAHKVRRVQKHIETLDTLKMKREKNVPQKIKAVEEQQLKHWDSVVVTTKWETFD, encoded by the exons ATGTCACACAATAAAGAAACAACAACGATGAGCAGCAACAACATGTTTTCTAAGGGTAAGAAATCCGGTCATGAATGTGAATTAAGGCCAGGTGGAATGCTTGTTCAGAAGCGTGATTCAAACTCGGATCGAAACTCCGATTCGGCTGCAATGTCCACCATCATGGTTAAAGTGAAATATGGATCTGCATATCACGAACTTCGTGTTAGTTCGCATGCAAGTTTTG GGGAACTGAAGAAGATGTTGAGAGAATGTACAGGGTTGCATGCTCAGGATCAAAAGTTAATGtttaagaagaaagagagagattcAAAATCATATTTGGACGTTGAAAGAGTCAGAGATGGATCAAAGTTGGTGCTTTTTGAGAAAATTGAGAGCAGAGAAAGAAGGATGCTTGAGACCTTAAGAATTGCAAAGAAGGAGAAAACCTCAAAATCCTTGAAGGAAATTAATCACCAGGTTCAACCACTTGCTCACAAG gtTAGGAGAGTTCAGAAGCATATTGAGACTCTTGATACATTGAAgatgaaaagggaaaaaaacgtgCCTCAAAAAATTAAAGCAGTGGAGGAGCAACAACTAAAACATTGGGACTCAGTTGTTGTAACAACAAAATGGGAAACTTTTGATTGA
- the LOC112803878 gene encoding BAG family molecular chaperone regulator 2 isoform X1, whose amino-acid sequence MSHNKETTTMSSNNMFSKGKKSGHECELRPGGMLVQKRDSNSDRNSDSAAMSTIMVKVKYGSAYHELRVSSHASFGELKKMLRECTGLHAQDQKLMFKKKERDSKSYLDVERVRDGSKLVLFEKIESRERRMLETLRIAKKEKTSKSLKEINHQVQPLAHKVSALEAGASTGEVVAELHIESLTENLMRILITLNEIFAEGDLKLQKSEQVRRVQKHIETLDTLKMKREKNVPQKIKAVEEQQLKHWDSVVVTTKWETFD is encoded by the exons ATGTCACACAATAAAGAAACAACAACGATGAGCAGCAACAACATGTTTTCTAAGGGTAAGAAATCCGGTCATGAATGTGAATTAAGGCCAGGTGGAATGCTTGTTCAGAAGCGTGATTCAAACTCGGATCGAAACTCCGATTCGGCTGCAATGTCCACCATCATGGTTAAAGTGAAATATGGATCTGCATATCACGAACTTCGTGTTAGTTCGCATGCAAGTTTTG GGGAACTGAAGAAGATGTTGAGAGAATGTACAGGGTTGCATGCTCAGGATCAAAAGTTAATGtttaagaagaaagagagagattcAAAATCATATTTGGACGTTGAAAGAGTCAGAGATGGATCAAAGTTGGTGCTTTTTGAGAAAATTGAGAGCAGAGAAAGAAGGATGCTTGAGACCTTAAGAATTGCAAAGAAGGAGAAAACCTCAAAATCCTTGAAGGAAATTAATCACCAGGTTCAACCACTTGCTCACAAG GTTTCAGCTTTGGAAGCTGGTGCTTCTACAGGCGAGGTTGTAGCAGAGTTGCATATAGAGAGTTTGACAGAAAATCTGATGAGAATATTGATTACATTGAATGAAATTTTCGCTGAGGGggacctgaaattacaaaaaagtgAGCAG gtTAGGAGAGTTCAGAAGCATATTGAGACTCTTGATACATTGAAgatgaaaagggaaaaaaacgtgCCTCAAAAAATTAAAGCAGTGGAGGAGCAACAACTAAAACATTGGGACTCAGTTGTTGTAACAACAAAATGGGAAACTTTTGATTGA